From a single Thermothielavioides terrestris NRRL 8126 chromosome 3, complete sequence genomic region:
- a CDS encoding glycosyltransferase family 4 protein (CAZy_ID 269955) produces the protein MKMGADLIADYVISEVEKYEHENFSKFIGAGLPTTLKYMSPSLCSRLWLELDIVPIVMRPDDEHKEKSFWDVKRVDEQADSMARKCIMNFGPSLVPLLQVGWRGIVQTDAGFRAHLTTVQNHKDTCSTATWETMLTYAKKLRANKTKIAFFSSTPQGGGVALMRHALVRFARLMGVDLTWYVPKPRPGVFRITKNIHNILQGVSHPDQRVSAEEKQAIIDWITDNANRYWFSEGGPLRAPEEGGADVVIIDDPQMPGLIPLIKKTTPDRPVLYRSHIQIRSDLVAKAGSPQADIWEFLWSNIQGCDMFISHPIPIFVPHTVPREKVVYLPATTDWLDGLNKHLNKWDSGYYGHIYNVACHSQRMTELNWPARKYIIQVARFDPSKGIPTVIDSYAEFRRRCEKEGLTDVPQLVICGNGSVDDPDASLIYDQTMAQLETYYPDLIKDVSVMRLDPNDQLINTLLANAHVVLQLSTREGFEVKVSEALHAGRPVIVTNTGGIPLQVKDKVNGFLVNPGDWKAVAGHLMELFTNDELWKKMSRAASTGVSDEVGTVGNALSWFYLASKWHEVGVEKHGKGGLKGSEKWVNDMAREEAGFPYSEGENRLPRHFTQSKEVPVHPKPADGDSA, from the exons ATGAAGATGGGCGCCGATCTCATCGCGGACTACGTGATCTCCGAGGTCGAGAAGTACGAGCACGAGAATTTCTCCAAGTTCATTGGCGCCGGTCTGCCCACGACCCTGAAGTACATGAGCCCTTCGCTGTGCTCCCGTCTGTGGCTGGAGCTGGACATCGTGCCTATTGTGATGCGGCCCGATGACGAGCACAAGGAGAAGTCGTTCTGGGATGTTAAGCGCGTCGATGAACAGGCCGACTCTATGGCACGGAAGTGCATTAT GAACTTTGGCCCTTCCCTTGTCCCTCTCCTTCAGGTCGGCTGGCGCGGCATTGTCCAGACAGACGCCGGATTCCGCGCCCATTTGACGACGGTTCAGAACCACAAGGACACCTGCAGCACTGCCACATGGGAGACCATGTTGACCTACGCCAAGAAGCTCCGGGCCAACAAGACCAAGATCGCCTTCTTCAGCTCTACGCCCCAGGGTGGCGGCGTTGCCCTCATGCGCCACGCATTGGTGCGCTTTGCGCGTCTTATGGGCGTCGACTTGACCTGGTACG TGCCGAAGCCTCGACCTGGCGTGTTCCGTATCACCAAAAACATCCACAACATTCTTCAGGGTGTTAGTCACCCGGACCAGCGCGTCTCGGCCGAGGAGAAACAGGCCATCATTGACTGGATCACCGACAATGCGAACCGGTACTGGTTCTCTGAGGGCGGTCCGCTGCGCGCCCccgaggaaggcggcgccgaTGTCGTGATT ATTGATGACCCGCAAATGCCGGGACTCATCCCACTTATCAAGAAGACGACGCCGGACCGCCCGGTTCTGTACCGGTCCCACATCCAGATTCGGAGCGACCTGGTCGCCAAGGCCGGCTCGCCTCAGGCCGACATCTGGGAATTCCTGTGGAGCAACATCCAAGGGTGTGACATGTTCATCAGCCACCCGATTCCCATCTTTGTCCCCCACACCGTCCCCCGCGAGAAGGTTGTCTACCTCCCTGCCACGACGGACTGGCTCGACGGCCTCAACAAGCATCTCAACAAGTGGGACTCTGGGTACTATGGCCACATCTACAATGTCGCCTGCCACTCTCAGCGCAT GACTGAGCTTAACTGGCCAGCGCGCAAGTACATCATCCAGGTGGCCCGCTTCGATCCCTCCAAGGGCATCCCCACTGTAATCGACTCCTACGCCGAGTTCCGCCGGCGGTGTGAGAAGGAGGGCCTCACCGATGTCCCGCAGTTGGTCATCTGCGGCAATGGCTCCGTCGACGACCCCGATGCCAGCCTGATCTACGACCAGACCATGGCCCAGCTCGAGACGTACTACCCCGATCTTATCAAGGATGTCAGCGTCATGCGCCTCGACCCCAACGATCAGCTGATCAACACCCTGCTGGCTAATGCCCACGTGGTGCTGCAGTTGTCGACCCGCGAGGGCTTCGAGGTCAAGGTTTCGGAGGCTCTGCATGCCGGCCGCCCTGTCATCGTCACCAACACGGGCGGCATCCCGCTGCAGGTCAAGGACAAGGTCAACGGCTTCCTCGTGAACCCGGGCGACTGGAaggccgtggccggccaCTTGATGGAGCTCTTCACCAACGATGAGCTCTGGAAGAAGATGAGCCGAGCCGCCAGCACAGGCGTGTCCGACGAAGTCGGCACCGTCGGCAATGCCCTCTCCTGGTTCTACCTCGCGTCCAAGTGGCAcgaggtcggcgtcgagaagcacggcaagggcggccTCAAGGGCTCCGAGAAGTGGGTCAACGACATGGCCCGTGAGGAGGCAGGCTTCCCCTATTCCGAAGGCGAGAACCGCCTGCCGAGACACTTCACTCAGTCCAAGGAGGTGCCGGTCCACCCGAAGCCTGCTGATGGCGATTCTGCTTAA
- a CDS encoding glycoside hydrolase family 28 protein (CAZy_ID 269881), whose translation MKYRPSLSLAAAALFLLEPWVQAQLSGSVGPTTSRAAKAAKKVCNIMNYGGVASATTDNSAAITAAWNACKGGGEVYIPSGSYGLSSWVTLSGGSGVSINLEGVIYRITSATAGGTMISVSSTTDFEFYSGNSKGAIQGYGYLLNASDPRLVRLTQVTNFSFHDIALVDAPEFSLVMDTCSNGEVYNSIVRAGSEGGLDGVDVWGQNIWIHDIEVTNKDECVTVKSPASNILVESIFCNWSGGSAMGSLGANTDISNIYYRNVYSQNCNQMYMIKSWGGSGTVKNVKLENFWGHSNAYTLDLNAYWTSMTQAPGDGVSYQNITFTGWKGTNSNGAQRGSIQVLCPSAVPCTGITISDVNIWTESGSTEKEICENAYGTGGCLRAGSGGTYTTTVTRTTASNYAIQTMPNEIKAWGLGTEIPIPAIPTSFFPGLRPISALMAASSNGGGATPTTAGPTPTTTSAGTGGGVQSEYGQCGGSGYSGPTACAAPYACSTLNPYYAQCL comes from the exons ATGAAGTACCGCCCCTCCCTTTCcctcgccgctgcggctCTGTTCCTGCTGGAGCCATGGGTGCAGGCGCAGCTCTCGGGCAGCGTCGGCCCCACGACGAGCCGGGCCGCAAAGGCTGCTAAGAAGGTGTGCAACATCATGAACTACGGCGGCGTGGCCTCGGCGACCACGGACAACAGCGCGGCCATCACGGCCGCTTGGAATGCTTGCAAGGGCGGTGGCGAGGTGTACATCCCGAGCGGCAGCTATGGGCTCTCCAGCTGGGTGACGCTcagcggcggctcgggcGTGTCCATCAACCTCGAGGGCGTCATCTACCGCATCACGAGCGCAACCGCCGGAGGCACCATGATTAGCGTCTCTAGCACTACCGACTTCGAGTTCTACAGCGGGAATTCCAAGGGCGCCATTCAGGGATATGGATATCTCTTGAATGCAAGTGA CCCGAGGCTTGTGCGACTCACACAG GTCACCAACTTCAGCTTCCACGACATTGCCTTGGTAGACGCTCCCGAGTTCTCTCTGGTAATGGACACGTGCTCGAATGGCGAAGTCTACAACTCTATCGTACGGGCCGGTAGCGAGGGTGGGCTTGACGGCGTCGATGTCTGGGGCCAGAACATCTGGATCCATGACATCGAAGTGACCAACAAGGATGAGTG TGTTACGGTGAAG AGTCCAGCAAGCAACATCCTGGTTGAGTCCATCTTCTGCAACTGGTCCGGTGGTTCAGCCATGGGTTCCCTGGGTGCTAACACGGACATCTCCAATATCTACTATCGCAACGTCTACAGCCAGAACTGCAACCAGATGTACATGATCAAGAGctggggcggcagcggcaccgtcAAGAACGTCAAGCTCGAGAACTTCTGGGGCCACAGCAATGCCTATACGCTTGACCTGAACGCGTATTGGACCAGCATGACCCAGGCtcccggcgacggcgtctcCTACCAGAACATTACCTTCACCGGCTGGAAGGGCACCAACTCCAACGGCGCTCAGCGCGGCTCAATCCAGGTCCTCTGCCCGTCCGCCGTGCCCTGCACCGGCATCACCATCTCAGATGTCAACATCTGGACCGAGAGCGGCAGCACCGAGAAGGAAATTTGCGAGAACGCGTACGGCACGGGGGGTTGTCTCCGGGCCGGGTCCGGCGGGACGTACACCACGACGGTGACGCGTACCACAGCCAG CAACTACGCCATCCAGACCATGCCAAACGAGATCAAGGCCTGGGGCCTCGGCACCGAGATCCCCATCCCGGCGATCCCCACGAGCTTCTTCCCCGGGCTGCGCCCCATCAGCGCGCTGATGGCCGCGTCCAGCAACGGCGGGGGGGCCACGCCTACCACAGCGGGCCCGACTCCGACGACCACCTCAGCCGGGACAGGCGGCGGGGTCCAGTCCGAGTACGGTCagtgcggcggcagcgggtaCTCGGGACCcacggcctgcgcggcgccgtACGCCTGCTCGACGCTGAATCCCTACTATGCACAGTGTCTTTGA
- a CDS encoding C-5 sterol desaturase-like protein (orthologue of Aspergillus fumigatus Erg3C): protein MDTALEILDPLVFDKAYAYFVPARTAPTNGSAAAAGALGLDGFTGASAGSAWGRDNILRQCISILIITQIGATSLYWIFSALSYYFIFDRRLEYHPRFLKNQIRQEIVSSMRAVPFINILTLPFFLAEVRGKSLLYTHVSDYGWAWMGVSTVLFMIWNDFFIYWIHRLEHHPSVYKYIHKPHHKWIVPTPWAALAFHPLDGYVQSLPYHVFVFVCPVQKYLYMVLFILVQIWTILIHDGDMISGHWLEKYINSPAHHTLHHMYFTVNYGQYFTWADSYFNSHRAPQPELDPLHEALRVMREKGLVDENGQPIPGAKNKKDQ, encoded by the exons ATGGACACTGCCCTCGAGATCCTCGACCCGCTGGTCTTCGACAAGGCCTACGCCTACTTTGTGCCCGCGCGGACGGCTCCGACCAATGggtcggctgctgcggccggcgcgctgggACTGGACGGCTTCACCggcgcctccgccggctccGCGTGGGGGCGAGACAACATCCTGCGCCAGTGCATCTCCATCTTGATCATCACCCAGATCGGTGCCACGAGCCTGTACTGGATCTTCAGCGCGCTGTCCTACTACTTCATCTTCGACCGCCGGCTGGAGTACCACCCGCGCTTCCTCAAGAACCAGATCCGCCAGGAGATTGTCTCGTCCATGCGCGCCGTCCCCTTCATCAACATCCTGACCCTGCCCTTCTTCCTGGCCGAGGTGCGCGGCAAGAGCCTGCTCTACACCCACGTCTCCGACTACGGCTGGGCCTGGATGGGCGTCTCAACCGTGCTTTTCATGATCTGGAACGACTTCTTCATCTACTGGATCCACCGCCTGGAGCACCACCCCAGCGTGTACAAGTACATCCACAAGCCGCACCACAAGTGGATTG TGCCAACACCATGGGCCGCTCTCGCCTTCCACCCGCTCGACGGCTACGTCCAGTCGCTGCCCTACCA cgtcttcgtcttcgtctgCCCCGTGCAAAAGTACCTCTACATGGTGCTCTTCATCCTGGTGCAGATCTGGACCATCCTGATCCACGACGGCGACATGATCTCGGGCCACTGGCTCGAGAAGTACATCAACAGCCCGGCCCACCACACGCTGCACCACATGTACTTCACCGTCAACTACGGCCAGTACTTCACCTGGGCCGACAGCTACTTCAACTCGCACCGCGCGCCCCAGCCCGAGCTGGACCCCCTGCACGAGGCCCTGCGCGTCATGCGCGAGAAGGGCCTCGTGGACGAGAACGGCCAGCCCATCCCCGGGGCGAAGAACAAGAAGGACCAGTGA